TCTAATGATGGAATGTTGATGTCCAAAAATATGGCGTCAACTTCATGATGCTGAAGATATTTCAGTACATCCATACCGTCATCAAAGATGCCGACAACGTCCATCTGGCTATACTCTTTAATCAGCCAGTTCAGTTCCTGCTGCGCCAGCACTTCATCTTCTACGATGAGAACTTTCATGCATGACCTCCTTGTTGCGACAATAACGGGGGAACGGCAGCGGCGGCGTGCGGCACGTAAAACGCAATCTCAGTACCCGGCTCAAGACGACGGATAATCAACCCTTCGCCATAAAGTAATTTTACGCGGTGGTGCACATTCAGCAGGCCAATTTTATTGCCGGGCATTTCATTGGCTTCCACGCGCTCGATAACCTGCGGATCAATACCATTACCGGTGTCCCTCACCGCAATACGCACTCGATTGCCGCTCTCTTCAACGCTGATGGTGACCACACCTTTGCCTTTACACGGCTGTATTCCGTGGACAATCGCATTCTCCACCAGTGGCTGAATGAGCAGGCTGGGGATCAGGCAATTCACCTCTTCATCAATGTTATAAATCACGGTCAGCTTGTCGCCAAAACGCGCCTGCTCAATGGTGATGTAGTCCTTAATTTGATACAGCTCTTTCCTGATATCGATCTGCTCATCGTCTTTTAATTCAATGTTATAGCGCAGATAACGCGACAAGTTATAAATCAACTGGCGTGCGGTATCGGGATTCATACGAATAGAGGAAGAAATAGCATTCAGCGCATTGAACAGAAAATGGGGGTTAATCTTGCTTTGTAATGCGCGTAACTCGGCTTTATTGGCCATCTCGCGCAGTTGTTCTGCACGAGAAACTTCCAACTGCGTTGAGATAATTTGCGAAAGTCCGACTGCCATTTCCTGCAACGTTGAGGTGATCTGGTGCGCGTGACGGTAATAAATTTTCAGCGTGCCGGTGACGACCCCTTTTTCCCACAGCGGAATAATAATGAGCGAGTGAATTTCCGGGGTGCGGTAGGCTTCATCATTATTCCTGATGATTATCTTACCTTCACGTAGTGAAAGTTGGGTCCTGGGGCTAATACCCACATCATTCTGCTTATAGTTATTTTCCCCAACACCCACATAAGCCAGCACTTTGTCGATATCGGTAATCGCTACGGCATCGGCGTTAATATCATTGCGAATAATCTCGCAAACCTGGCGCAGTGATTCGCTGTTCACGTTACGGAACAGCGGCAGCGTTTTGTTGGCGATATCCAGCGCCAGCTTGGCCTGGCGCGCAGCGCTGGCCTCTTTTTCACCTTCGACACTTTGCACCAGCAGCACAATAAAGCCGATGGAGACGGTGCCGATAATCATTGGAATACCAATCTTTGAAACGATGTCGATTCCTAAAGACACTGACGGAGCCCACAGCACCACCAGAATCATGGTCATCGTTTCGCACAACATCCCAGCAATAATTCCCACGCGCCAATGCTGCTCTTT
The nucleotide sequence above comes from Buttiauxella selenatireducens. Encoded proteins:
- a CDS encoding sensor histidine kinase, whose amino-acid sequence is MHEIFDMLLAVFDRAALMLICLFFLIRIRLFRELLHKNAHTPKELLAVTAIFSMFALFSTWSGVHVEGSLVNVRIIAVMAGGILFGPWVGIITGIIAGLHRYLIDIGGITAIPCLITSIIAGCIAGWINRKIPKEQHWRVGIIAGMLCETMTMILVVLWAPSVSLGIDIVSKIGIPMIIGTVSIGFIVLLVQSVEGEKEASAARQAKLALDIANKTLPLFRNVNSESLRQVCEIIRNDINADAVAITDIDKVLAYVGVGENNYKQNDVGISPRTQLSLREGKIIIRNNDEAYRTPEIHSLIIIPLWEKGVVTGTLKIYYRHAHQITSTLQEMAVGLSQIISTQLEVSRAEQLREMANKAELRALQSKINPHFLFNALNAISSSIRMNPDTARQLIYNLSRYLRYNIELKDDEQIDIRKELYQIKDYITIEQARFGDKLTVIYNIDEEVNCLIPSLLIQPLVENAIVHGIQPCKGKGVVTISVEESGNRVRIAVRDTGNGIDPQVIERVEANEMPGNKIGLLNVHHRVKLLYGEGLIIRRLEPGTEIAFYVPHAAAAVPPLLSQQGGHA